AATTGTTTTATTAAAGCTTCTTTTTCACTATCTGATAAACTTGAAGCAATTGAACCACTTCAATTTCCGTTCTCAAATTTAGCAAAAGCTAAATTGTTAAAGTTTTTTTGTTTTGCAGTTTCAGTTAAAACTTCTAATTGTTTTTTGCTTAATAATTCTTCAGCACAAATTCCCCTGATTGTTAAATTATTTTCTTTGAAACCTTCAAATAACTTGATTTCAGTTTTATCAAAGATACCATTTAATGTATTAATTTTTAAATCAAATCTAATATCTGGTTTATCACTACCATATAAATCGATTGCTTCTCTAAAAGGCATTTTGATTAATTTTTCTTTAAAATCAATTCCCTTAACTTCCAAGAATATTTTTTTAATTACTTTTTCAATTTGGTCTTGAACTTCTTCAGCTGTAGCAAATGACATTTCCATATCTAATTGAGTAAATTCGGGTTGACGATCATTTCTTAAATCTTCATCTCTAAAACATCTAACGATTTGGTAATATTTATCAAATCCACTAACCATTAACAATTGTTTATATAATTGTGGTGATTGAGGTAAAGCATAAAAAGTATTTTTGTTTAATCTTGAAGGCACTAAAAAATCTCTTGCTCCTTCTGGTGTTGATTTACCAAAGTACGGAGTTTCAACTTCAACAAAATTATCAGCTTCAAATTCTCTACGAATGATACTGTTAACTTTTGCTCTTAAAAGCATATTATTTTGAATTTTTTGACGTCTTAAATCTAAATATCTATATGACATTCTTGTTTCTTCAGAAACTTCAACATCATTTTCAATAACAAAAGGAGTTAATTCACTTTTATTAATTAATTCAATAGTATCAGCATCAATTTCAATTTCACCAGTTGCGATATCGTTGTTTTTTGATTTACGTTCAATAACTTTACCAGTTATAGAAATTACATATTCTGGTTTTAAGTTACTAATTAGTTCTTGTTTACTTTCTCCAACAACAATTTGAGTAATTCCATAAAAATCTCTTAAATCAATAAATGTGATTTGACCCATCTTACGAATTTTTTTGATTCAACCTTTTAA
This is a stretch of genomic DNA from Mesoplasma coleopterae. It encodes these proteins:
- the aspS gene encoding aspartate--tRNA ligase — protein: MKRTHNCNQLNISNVNQEVTLKGWIKKIRKMGQITFIDLRDFYGITQIVVGESKQELISNLKPEYVISITGKVIERKSKNNDIATGEIEIDADTIELINKSELTPFVIENDVEVSEETRMSYRYLDLRRQKIQNNMLLRAKVNSIIRREFEADNFVEVETPYFGKSTPEGARDFLVPSRLNKNTFYALPQSPQLYKQLLMVSGFDKYYQIVRCFRDEDLRNDRQPEFTQLDMEMSFATAEEVQDQIEKVIKKIFLEVKGIDFKEKLIKMPFREAIDLYGSDKPDIRFDLKINTLNGIFDKTEIKLFEGFKENNLTIRGICAEELLSKKQLEVLTETAKQKNFNNLAFAKFENGNWSGSIASSLSDSEKEALIKQFDIKDKATILLNVGKYDKISDMLGAVRNKAAEILNLTDPNDYKLLWIVDFPLYEWSDEEERYVAAHNPFTMPNIKSIADFENNKEEAIADSYDLVLNGFELGSGGVRITDSEIQQRMFEAVGLDDETIEKNFGWFINAYKYGAPSHAGFAFGIDRVIMLLTNSESIRDVIAFPKNSKGIDMMNDAPSYVEDKQLTELSIKTIK